The genomic interval gatagataaaataggtatagaataaatagTTGTAATATGAAAtccaaaaagtaatatttctcaAAAAGTGTAATTTAGGACATGAATGGCATAAAGATATACACATGCCCACTTTATGTTAAAGATATGTACCgtgtttcatttgaatttaattaaagcTGTTGGAGTAGTttacgacggacggacggacggattgaATGATGTGCGAAAAATTGAAACACTATGGGCCTCTTTAGTCTAAGGCACCGGAGACATGATCGATTAAGAATTTCTTTATAACTATCATTTCAGGTCATAAATTTTCAACACTAATTGTATTCGTTTTACTCTTTATCAATACGGGACTTCCTTTTTAACGTGAACTTCATATTGTAGACTTAAATCTTACCGCAAACACATGAAAtggcttatatatatatacttgaacACCAATGTTGTATATTAAAGTTGTACCGTTATAACTCCGTCTATTATGAAATATCTGCTACCTTTCCAGCAGAAAGAGCATATGCCGGCGGAAGACATTGCTTATAATTTTGTTACTAGAACAAGGACATATATTCAGTTGTAGCAACTTTTCATGAAAGCAAAATCTTCTATCACTGTTTAAACAGATGCGTAAAGGATTGGCAATTATTCCCCGATACACAGGGAAAATAGAGCAATGAGAAAACATAGATAATACACATTAAGGAACACAGAGGGACTACGACTTCCGACGTTTAGCGAGAAAAAAAAACCGCCACTGGGGAATTTATTTTTCATGGCCCACCCTTAACCTCACTCAAAGCGCCGCCGTGGTCTTAACAGTTTTAGGTAAGAGTAGCCTTTATGTAAGCCTTGATCTCATAAAACAAAGCCACAGCCTCATTACGCAAAGATCACACACACATAGAGCAAATCAAGACTATCCTCGTCAGGTAATATCCTTCCCAAAAATGAAATGATCCCGCCCCTTTCCATAAACGGTTTCAGGAAAGAAACTGCTAAAGGCTAGAGTGTCCTAGTGCAGTAACCAGATAATAATCCAAGTTGTGTGATGATTATTTCATTCTAATACTAGAATTAGTCACATCAAACAACCAGAGCTGAGAATTTGGcagtatagaaataataatcattaaatctcagaaaatgaaaacgttttattttgaaagagcTTGAAGAAGCTTGActtttatatattacatttaagGGACCTTTAAGGCTGAGTGGTTAGGGGTCACTGCCTTCGAAAATTTTGCGCCTCGTCGCTTTGTGTCTGTAACTTACTTGTGGTGTTCGTGGTTATGCAAAGTGCTCGTTAGTATCTATAATGAAGTCCAAAAAGGCGCTTgagttcttcctccaccatcaaaagctgcaaATAATCTTTAATTGCGTTGGTTTGAACTAAAAGGAATATCGTTCTGAAATACGTGCTTCGTGATTCTCAAGAAATTAAAAAGATATATGCGACGAAATGgctatatgagccacgccatgagaaaactgacatagtggctttgcgaccagcatggatccagaccagcctgcgcatccgcgcagtctggtcaggatccattctgttcgctttcaaagtctattgcaattagagaaactgttagcgaacagcatggatcctgaccagattgcgcggatgcgcaggctggtctggatccatgctggtcgcaaagccactatgttggttttctcatggcgcggctcatatatgaaaACGACACGTACTTGATAGGAAGGCGCGATTGATATAGCACACGGTACTTATGTTGTTTCCGCAAGCGTGTTTGTAGTTGAAGCCATATGTTACATCTGAAACATGTTACATGCCATCAATTTCAAATGAATATCGGTTGTCTTTGTGGTCTAGGACACAGatttaaaacatataatgttGCGATGTGGATACGGATCGAAAACgttcaaacaaaatgaaaatttaaaaatgccatttataaaaatgtactgACAAAAAGAAGATACGAGCGTCATTTTCGTGTTCAGTTATTATGCGCAATACATTTGAGAATGTTTCTAACAAAATATACAATTAGAATCGAAGCAGAAGCCAAATTTATCGAAACGCGTTATCAGTGGTAAATCTTACATTCTTTAAGCCAGTCAGCAAGATGTTCTCCATTGCAGTAAATAGACAACCAGCCTGTTGTCAGCTGAGATATATCTTCAGATTGTCCACAACCTTGCAACATGCTGTTCTCTTGAATACATTTCTTGTACTTAGGGACAACGTTTCTGtaaagtaaaagtttaacttGAAACATATCAGCAAGTGTACGAGTAATAGTTGCGACATGTTGTAGAATGAAATGTGCTCACTGCTTACCAGTAGGCGTAGCCGCCACTTGGTGCAAATCTAACAAAATTTTAGTATAGTAGTCATATTCACTACGAGGATTTTGTCTTCAGTTCTTTTAAAATGATGTGCATTGATCAAAGTCGATGAAGGCAAATAGGACATTTTCTTCATCTAAACAAACGAGGCATATTCTGAAAGCCAGGACACTAGCCTCATAAATGTAAATGATCGGAATCGTTGATTGAACTCATATACAGGTAAGCATCTCTGTTGGtcaatttttcaacttttcagtTGTGACTTATTCTCTGAGAAAAGCCgtgttgtatatatttacaacGGCTTAATCACCATATGTGAACATTTGGCCACGAGAAAAGTTAAACCTTTTTCTGTCAGCAATTACTTATCtttcatttgttattttaacCATACGCCTAGATTGGTAAAAATACTGAGGCGGAATATATAGCTATAATGGAACAAACTGTCATTggaaaaatatgttgaaaataaaacaatcaggTCAGCCTCTGTCGCATGAAACCAATAAaccttatttaaataattttcggCACCTCGGTTTAGCTGGGATGAACATACAGGTGGGCACAAAGGAAGTGAGTTGACCAGCGCTTGTACTATTTTATTATCATCAAAgttttcttcacatttcattttttgATGTATCTTTGAAATGTTTGCAGATAAAAAGCTTTGGTGCAGTAGCATCAGCACAATGATATGACGGTCACGACAAACCTGCCTACCATGTTTGAGGTTTTATGTACCTACGTCAAAGCATTCCAGAGTTATCAATTTGAATCCATGAGAACGGATGGAGATAAGAAAAGTCAACTTACTGTATGCCGTCCTGTCCCGCGGGGATAAAGGAATAAAAAGTTACGGGTAGATATATACGATACAATTTTATGCAACCATCAAccatcaaattttcaaaatcacatAGCTGTAAGACGCTTCGCTGTATATATTAACCTGTTGATGGTGTATGACTACCGCACAGTAtgatggcgtttttatttttagaaatatgtaaataatcAGTAAGACCCTCTTCCGTTTAAAACAGAAGATATAGGCAAAAATTATTAGATCAATAGTTGGCTtaatggcgcagtaggttgagtagatgaacatataatacatttgtagtgatagttttgacaggttcgaaccttgcatccgtccaatattttttatttagcatttaatttacatattttatgtaGGATTGTTTATTCATTGATTTGCTTCTTATTTACGTATGATGTCGTTAGTATCTTTAAATCAATCGATACTGAAATTATGGACGGGCAATACTatttaaagtgaagtgtaagattgttattttttttttataaaactaacccGTTGAGCTTTAAAAAATACAGGAAaacgtaaattaaaaaaaaacaaaaaaaacaacaacaacattatatGATATTAAAGGTGAAGTGTATTTGATCAAAATTACGTGTTATATAGAAACATAAGTTTGTGAACAAGTAAGAATAAAATTAATTAACTCGTGTTGTCTTCGTTGTATCGTACTGTAAAAAGTAacgaaaaaaaatgcatttttaaacataaaatgtttttggTCCAGGCTATCAAACTCCCGACGGAAAAGTATATCACGAATACCGTTTACCGCTCGGCAAACGAggaatagacctttctaacgtaaacgtaattacgaaacggaatactgaatccgtaaaattttaggctaatttgtggtctatgggagacaatttcatccaatagtaatacaatagtatctcccttagaccattatttgcaaataacatttacggattcagtaatccgtttccgatttacgtttacgtaatcttatgttgttgttttgtttgtttacatttcaaaacgcttTAATACTGTACGATACCTGTAAGCTGATACTTTGCAAATATTATGGCcgagctttttttaaaaaaatccgtTAGAATTCATGGTTTAGCGATGACTTAACTATTAATGGTTTAAACCTTCGTTAGTGCCAGAGTCGAATGCACTGCGAATGTCAAAACTAGATCTGATAAGGAATTAAAATCTATACCGTGTATCGAAAACAACTTTGAAATAGATTCGTGTTAgtgaaaagatataaattttgtattgaaTTGACATTTTGTGTTTTAGTTATTGAGAATTTACTAATATAACAGCTTTTAAGTGGTCGTTCAAAGTCcttttatttgaatgtaaaaaCTGACAGTAAAAGAAGAAAGCACCAGTGTGATAACTAGAACTGTCGAGTAGAGTTAGCCAATACTAGTAACCTGTTTGGATTTATGCTGGACTAAATGAggttaaaatatcatttattaacGTCTTTGGACAAAGTTCGACGTTAGCGGCAGTTTCGCGTATGGAAAAAGTATCTACTGAGTGAATTGTAATTAAACTTCTCCCACTGGCACATGTACAATTTCTTACTGTCTGTaatatctttcagtaaaataaatGGGTCTAAGATTTTAGTTTTGAGAGATTTGCACATGATTAAagaaaattcctaaaaaaatcacaatgtttagatttatttcacgtgtcaaatattttatacatatctGACCGTTTCGAGGATAGAACTCTACGTTGATAACACACCATTTGCCATTTATTTGAGGTATGTTTCACATTAAAGTTAGACAAATCGCTACCATATAGTTTGTATTAGTCCAATTATCTTAGAACATTCTGATGTTCTAATAAACCATGTTAAAATCAAATTCTACACGtagattttttctttcaaatgtgaAGAACGTACTACCCGCAGAAATATGACAGATagatccattgaaatatttgatttttatttcaagaaaatgcGCTATGTTAAACGCGTGGAGAATTTAGAGCAAAAACATCGAAATAccgaaaaacaaatatatcagtaTTATCCGAGCTACAATGTATGAGCATTTTTTTTGGTaatgaaaatgtcacatttaCGATCAAACATTTTCTAGTTTACCTGCAGTAGGCTTCAATATCTTCAACAAATTCGCTTTTTGTTAGTTCAACCATATCCTCTTCATATCCTCCGACTGAAATCTCTTCCGAGATAAGCCACGTTCTCTCCTGCAAACGACAGTCTTGCACTGGCTCGGTGACATTTTCATAGTGGTTACACAACTCAGCAGCGTGGATGTAACGCGGGAAAATCAGTGTTCTAAAAAGTACGGCTGAATCAAAAAGTTTGACTTCATTAAATAGTTTAAACCTATCATCTGGTTTGACAAACAATATCTGCGTTAGAAATACAAAAGATGAAAGAATGCAATATCTAAAAAGGAATAATTTATAAGATTATTTCAAATGAGTCAATTTTTGAAACGAAAATAATCCTATATAGACTGTATCATAGACGAAACAGAATACGATAAATGCAAAATGTCTCAACCACTGAGCTgtaaaattaattagaaataaacaaatgcaATCCATTTAGgttttaataattatgttttaatattttcaatagctatctacaattaaaaaataaaattacctgCGACAAGCATCTTCAGTCGTTACGAGTGCTATGCACATAAATATCTGGATGTCACTGTATGGTAACAATCAGCTATTTCAGCAGAAAAGTTAGTCTCTAACAAACGTTTGTAGATGTGTATCAGTTTTATCAACCATGGAATTTTATCAGAGTATGAAATCAGATTAATAGACATGACAAACAATGGTAACTTCAAATCTAAAGCGTAACGGTGTAGACAGTATTAAGTGTCTATAATAAGAATTCTTGGAACTtgcaaatttataaagaaatttaagcatgacatttttaatatacattatttatttactttatattgGAACAAAATCTATGAATCAGTTTATAGCGCTTCATTATATATAATGTCAACAAATCACTACTGTGAAGGAAATGGCACGATTCTTATAATAAAATCTTATAATCTCTAGAGATAATACAAGTTAGAGTAGCAATAATTGTGACGACTAAACCACCATAATAAAATACAACTGACATGTTCAAAGACCGTTAATGGATTATGGTATAAAGCTacataaaatatcatataatacCAAGTTGCCCTAGTGTTTTTTACACTATTCCAACGATGAATTATACTGCTAAAATATGTTCAGGATACTGACATTATTACACCAAACCTCATACTAATAATACAAAAAAGTCATACGGTTTTATTGGAGctatattatgaaataaaattattaaacaatAATCTTTGAATCCCATGTCTTCAATTTCTGCATTCTATTTAGACTCACATAAAACAagaagtgaatgaagtattgccatgcaattctaagtcccctactggaagcaCCGAATTTTCTCTACAGCAGTATATCATAATGCACTGATATCTGTCAACAGTTTCtctcaatgatgtataaacattattgcactatatatacaatatgttgtaacaaaacacttggattaatatttatatatataaaaacctacagttgttttcatattgcatttttttgtcgATTTTCAACAAAGGtgtcataagttatttatagtaacaacacaGGGAAATTATTCCTAAAAAGCAAATTCTATAtcatataagtccacaagaaactcttaacCAGGTACAGATAGGTCAAAATGCTCCTTAAATTCAATGTAGAATGAATGCTGAAAtctggtcttgatttttccctacgaccagtaataaataagttacactataatctatttatagtaaaacaaagggacatacttctaaaaacaagagtgactcatggtgatgaacatttgtgccaaggtaGATTAAATTCCCtccctgcatgaagaagaaatgctccgaacaaagtcattcttggatctgacatttggcctatatgcgtgaccttcaccttggacctagggaccaggttttTGCGAATGACAATCcctcttatggtggtgaacatttctgccaagcaatattaaaattcttttaaggattgttgagttacagactggacaggaaaaagccttccaagtgtgacattgaccttgcagctaagggctcGGGTATTACGCATGACATATAGTCTCGTCCAgtggaatatttgtgcaaactgatatttaaatcctgttttgcaggacaaagttatagaccggacaggaaaaagtcacattgacctttgatctctgaGTGTGACATTGAACATTAAGCTAGGATTCTGGGTGTTGCGCTTGACACATCGCCTCATCacggggaacatttatgccaagtaatattaacatcccttgatgaatgacagagttatagaccggacaggaaaaaacgctaataacatttgacctccaattttgaccttgacctttgagctagggacccgggttttgcgcaagacacatcgtctcatcatgggaaacatttgtgccaagtaatattaaaatccctttatggatagcagagttcttgaccggacaggaaaaaaagccctgttgacctttgacctcaaattgtgaccttgacctttgagtcagtGGTCCGAGATTTGCGCATCACAtgtcatcatggggaacatttgtgataTTAAATTCCGTTAATGAATGatggagttatggaccggacacaaaacaatccctgttcatgctatgtaaacatttgactgctaagtgtgaccctgacctttaagcAAGGGGTCTGAATGTTATGCATGATATATCTtgttattatgaggtacatttgtgccaagttatattaaaatcccttcatggatggcatagttaAGGAccggaaaaagccctgttgatttttgaccttgaccttaaatctaggaatctgggttttgcgcatgacacgttgtcttattatggggaacatttgtgccaagttatattaaaatcccttcatggattacagagttatggaccggacacgaaattgcggacggactgAAGGACGGGCGCAATggggaatgacggacggacggaaaagcgcattcctatagtccccgttTTTAACACCAATTCCTGCATTCTGAGGTTATAGACAAGAAAGTCTCAGTTATATCCCCAAGCTTTACAAGTGTTTGTGCCTTTCTAAATCTAAAAACGGTTAGTCTTAGGCAGTTGTATACCGGTATTCTTCATTATTGATAGCttagtctttaaataatggtAATTGACATATATCCCTTTGTCAACATTGAAGTCACCCATGAGAATGGTGTTGCAACCTTGCAGTTGTTGCTCATGGACAGCTGTTGAGGCGTTTATCAGGAATGCAGTACTGGTTGATGATGGTCTGTAGATCAAAACGACCTTGATGTTGCACACTTCCACCAAAATGATTTCTACTTGGTAGAGGGATACATTAACAGGGTCCAAAGGTTTCCTACTGCACAGTACCATGCCATCTGAAGGTCTTCTATCTCCTGTTACAAAAGCATCTTGTCTGTCCTGATGGAAGCCTTTAATGGCAGTGTCCACCTCTGTATCTGTACTGGTAAACCTAGTTTCACAACAGCAGAAAACATCAAAACACAAGATACTGAAGTCACATCTTACATCTTCAATATGGCGGTGAGACCTAGcgtttagaaatcctattttgcACTTTGATTGAACATTGTTCAAAAATATTAATGTTGGCTTCAATTTGTTTTGTCTGAGTCTTTTCATTTCTTGttgatagaatttttttctgactGCAGGATTAGTATGTTCAGGCCTTCTATGCTTGTAACCCTGCTCAGTGCCACATAATGTATGTGGTAGTTTTCAGGTCTACAACTACTGTGTTCATGGTATCACCCTGTGACCTGTGTATTGTTTTGGCTGCGGCAGGTCGAAGAGGGTACTGAAGCCGTTGTACCTGTGCTTCACCCTTATATCCAGCAAGGAACTGACGTGAAACTTGAGTTGACGGTGTCCAGGACTTATCAACATTACTTACTATGGCACCTGTGCGTAAGCTGTGTCCAGCATTTTTATCTTGTAATTTGACCCCTTTGCTTTCTCTCTGCCTCACCATTTATGTAAATTCATACATATGGAAATGCTCATGCCACAGTGGCATAAAAGAACTGTCTGGTTGCTGATTTATGTATGAATCATGGACAGACTTCAGCTGAAAAAGGTCTCCTATGACAACAATGAACACACCACCATAGTCGTTTAACTCATAAACTCATAAACATAGTGTTTTAACTCCTGCAGACGCTGGTGGATACAGTTAAACATTCAGAAGCCAATCATTGAAATTTCGACAATAAAGATCAATTTAATGTCACCTAACTGATTTCTGAATGTGTCCAATGTACTGGATGAAAGTGGTCTTCTGATTTGCTGCAATTTTCATATAATTGTGAATGGTACACCCCCGTATATGATAAGCAGCTTTTCCTGTGGGTGCCATCAGGAGGACTGGGCTCATAGAAAAATCTCTGCCTGGGATATTATTAAAGTACTTGACAGCCATTTGGTAGAGTGCTTTTAACACGTGTGTTGCCACAACTAGCTCCTCCACTTAGAAAACGATACACAGGTTTGTCAGACGTCTTCAACTGGTGGATTGTATCATAcacaaattacatttatttgttcCTTGTTAAGAGACCTCATGTGTTATCTATATTCAGTATCTGGTACTTCATAGGTTTTGTGTATCTCATCACGACTGCATGTTGATGGTTGGAGACCTATATCTGACCCAATATCATATTGCTCCTCTGCACTAACAGTAGGCGGTACTGACTGATCTGGTATTCCGTCTGTATCTTCTGCAACTGGTGCAatactgttccagatgttctgtATACCTGTTACATTTAGTTGTCTTTCTGTTGTTACAGATATTCTGCATACCTGTTACATCATTTAGTTGTCTTTCTGTCTCAGC from Mercenaria mercenaria strain notata chromosome 2, MADL_Memer_1, whole genome shotgun sequence carries:
- the LOC123562456 gene encoding uncharacterized protein LOC123562456, producing MLVAAVLFRTLIFPRYIHAAELCNHYENVTEPVQDCRLQERTWLISEEISVGGYEEDMVELTKSEFVEDIEAYCRNVVPKYKKCIQENSMLQGCGQSEDISQLTTGWLSIYCNGEHLADWLKEYVTYGFNYKHACGNNISTVCYINRAFLSSVKKEAVKTV